ttttaatatgtagatttattattagtatagtttagaaattgtaataatgaCATTTTGTCAACATAATGTATGTTGAAGGTAAGTCTCTTGTTGCAGGTTCAGTGAAATGCAAGCCCTTGTGGACTTTATGTACAAGGGCGAAGTAAATGTCACCCAAGAGGAGTTGCCCAGCTTGCTGAAGTCAGCTGAGGCGTTACAGATCAGGggtgagtacatacatacacacatacagtCGCAAATTTATCgattaaggggtagacagagccgacagtcttgaaaatactgtaagGCCACGACAAGTTTTAATACATAGAGaatatgtacgggacaaattacacagatcgaggttagcctcgaagttaattcgaaacttgtgttacgagatccAATttaaggtatcacttattgacatcacatcacttaaatctaattatctactgccgcttccaaagcgcacgtgtagaagaagcggtggaacaaactacgctgtagcattttcaccggacgtcaatttacatacagacggagaatatagataaaatatgaaGTCATGATGATGATTGATTATTGCCACAGGACTCTGTTCGAGCGACACGTCTTTCGCTTCGGACTGCAAGACTGACTCCAAAGACTTCACGGTCGCGAGCGAGGCGCTAGTTGCGCACGCGCAGAGCGCTAACGGTGAGTAAACATCACGTCATTATCTCTTGCAGGGTACACAGATatagttttttattgttttttatttattgttatatgatGGAAATGAGTTTCAGAAATGTTGAAGAATTTAATAAGATTTTCCCTTAATTGAACCCTTCAAACTATTGCATAACTCGAAAacctgaaaaagaataaattttcaattacttagatgttattgaaatatatattttagttatttattatacagctgaacgtgactatgtctatcctgcaagatatatatatttaattatatcactTGTATTATAGTGCACTTAGTAGTAGGCTCCATCCATTTTCAAATCTTCCTAAACCAACAGTGTATGTAAAAGATAAAACATGTCGGGCCTAAATGTGAACCTTGCGGAGCtccaattaaatataattgatgTCGATAATGTAaacgtttgtttttaaattttttacatcTGTTTTTGTTGCGTTATACGATTAAATATCTTCCTGACATTAAACACTTACACAAGATAGAATTCAATTGTCTACACTGTAAACCTGCTATGTCTAATGCTTGCgtaaaatctcataatattattttgcacTAGAAGAAGTGGTTGTAGTaccctaatattttttatgtttctacACTCTAAAGATTGACTGAAAGAGATTCTATTGGAAAAGTCTGCCGCCTATCTTTTTTGCTGTAATCAAAtttatgtgtttgtttgtaaactctctattgcacataaaaagaaatatacctaacaaattatgaaagagtaattgaatttagaatatatacaatggcggacttatcctaatcgggatttcttccagtcaactaaaaatgtataatatttatttactccaATAGGTTTTTGTACATTTACATTTGATCGgctcaataaaatatattttgacttATATTATGGCTAAAGTCTACTatgtctttaaaatatttttagacaaaaatataaataattaggaAGCCGCCGGTAGGAAATGATTACAaaaactctctctctctctgccAACCAGGTCAAAAGCAACAGCCGGCCGAGAAGCCGTCGAACACAACGAACGGCCCCAAGAAACGCAAGTCTGAAGAGAGGAGCGAGGTGAAACAGGAGACCGTAGAAGAGGACGGACTGTACTATGGCGAACTGGAGAATGACAATATGGAGTATAATGAGGTTGGTTTTcaaacaacataacatcatatatgatcacgtctatcctactacttcctactactattataaaggcgaaagtttgtatggatgtttgttactctttcacgcaaaaactactgaaccgattaccatgaaatttggtatgtaggtagctgaagacccagaataacacataggctactttttatcccagagttcccgcgggattgatagggtttccatgcggacgaagtcgcgggcggcctctagtaacatcatatttgacggcctctgtggcgcagcggtaatacgcttgtctgtgacaccggaggtcccgggttcgaatcccggttagggcatgatgagaaatgaactctctctgattggtctgggtcttggatgatctatatacgtatttattataaaatatagtatcgttgagttagtatctcgtaacacaagtttcgaatttacttcgaggctaactcaatcagtgtaatttgtcccgtatatatatttatatttatcatatatgatcacgtctatactaCCTATAGATACGGAGCTGTCCTGTCACTATACATGGATCGATTAATCTCCCAGACCTCAATCAACACCAATAatgtttgttacatacatatggtcatgtctatatccctcgcggggtagacaaagctaccagtcttgaaaagactgttaggccacgctcagctgtttggcttagtgatggaattgagattcaaatagtgacaggttgctagcccatcgcttaaaagaggagtcccaagttaataagcctatcccttagtcgccttttacgacatccgtgggaaagagatggagtggtcctattcttttttgtaatggtgccgggaaccacacggaacggTTTTCAAACAGTAActtgatttatttgtttttaaatgctTTCAAGAAAAGGTGGTTTTTACTTTggacgtgtatgtatgtatgtttgtccgcgattatctcgcatttcgctgaaccgattttgatgtggtTTCTATGgatattttgtcaaatattttctttttaaaattagttcGGAGCTCCCCAGGGAAGTCACTTGGGCCtactgttatttaaaaatcaaaatgtttCCTTATTCCAGGATGAGGAATCCGGAAAACCTGGTAGCAGTTTAGGACAGACTTCCGGTAAGttcacaatataaaataaaaagaggttatttttttttcaaaaattcaatgTTTGTTTGCAATGTGACTTATCTCTGTCACTTGCCCCTTATTTTGTTGATCgcgtaaatttttttatataagtttttatttaaaaaaaaatcgcagttttcgcgcgttttttttttaataatctgtGCCTGTGTGAGCCATAGTGTAGAACGTCATATTGTGAATTGACATTGTCTAATATAATAACGAATGTCTGTAAGGTAGGCCAATTTTGATATTACATTCAATTGTTTAACAGACGATGGACcatgaatgtttttatttttattttatttttcgtccACTGTGACTATCTTACAGacatttgtctttttttttttgttaacattTATCACCGCATTCATGGTTCACGATTTTGTACGATCGAAATAGTAATTgtcatttaacatttttaggTCGACTGAATTACATAAGAGTTAAGCCTGAGAGCGAGTTGTTTTTCCAAACGAAACTGCAAAATTTGGCCAAAGCTAACACAGATTACATAAATAGACTCTCGAAAATGAATCCCAAAGAAATACGGAACGAATTCTCCAAATACGGCTTCAACACGAACGCGGCTGCTGAAGAGAAAAGCGAATTGGACGCGAAAGCCGAAAACGATTACTACAAAGCGTGGTTGGAGCAAAACGGTGAATTAGAAGTGTCGTTGCTGAAAGCGAGCCAAATAAAGAAACGGCAAGAGGTCAAAAACACAAAGTCTGAGGTCGAGTTGattccaaaaataaaagaagttgcCAACAAAGAAATTCTCCCCAAAGTCGGGGAGAAAGCTCAGATACGAAGGCGTGGTAGACCGCCAATTTTTAAGGATAAGAATGTTGATATTGGTGAAACTGTTTTGAAGTCTGATTTGGATCAGTTTTTGGAGGGCAAAGAGGTCAGCTCTTCTGGACTTTCAAGGAAGGATTTGGAGAGAGTTATGATGGGAAAGTTCAATCCTAACAGGAGGTATTCCAATGAAGCTATGTGGGCGGCTCTGATGGACGTGAAGAAAGGAGGGagtatatataggtatgtattgtgatattataatttctaGGCAATTTGAAAGCGGACTTctccatgttttttttttttaatttctaagcGTTTAATATTTGACTTTAAAAACCATGATCAGAACTGTGGTAGGTTCCCGTTGGAGTAGTTTACTGGAGTGTAGTGATATGCGGACCCCAGGCTCCTTTTCATTAAAGGAATTAGTCGGGACAAATGCTTTCTaagattggcctgggtcttggatgttttatgccttatactattatatttattataaaatatagtatcattgggttagtatctcgtaatacaatcccgaacttacttcgaggctaactatTCACTCCTCTCCACACTCCATAGTTTTCccgtggatttcgtaaaaggcggctaaaggataggcttataaaattggtattcctcttttaggcgatgggctagcaacctgtcactaattgaatctcaatttcattattgagCCATgctgctgaacgtggtctttcacccttttccagactgttgactctgtctattccgcaagggatataaacgtaactatacgtgtgtatgtatgtatgtatgacggTAATAATCTGTGTTTAAAACTCGAGACTTGTAAAGCTGTAAGTGGTAAATTCTACAATTATTTTTCGAATGCCTagcttatttattacaattaaatacctaGAAAAGGTGCTAATATATGTCAGAGTATAATGAGCTCTCACAAGCAATTTCTTTCCCCAGAGCGGCGCAGACGCACAAAGTGCCAAGAAAATCCCTAAGGAATTGGATGAAGCGTTGTCACATAAAATCCTCGTTCCCAATGCCACAACAGCTGAAGCAATTCGTTGAAAATAGCAAAAAGCAGAAGGAATATAAATCTTACGATTATCAAAACGCAACGGACGGACAAACTTACgaaaggaatgaaactgaAGCGTACGAGAATGACATAGATTTTGGTAAACATTTTTTGAGCTTTGCCAATTCGGTGTCGAGCGAAGACGAAACGGTGCTAGCCAAGAATGGGGAGAATTTGCCCGGTGTGGAAAATCAGGGTGGGGAGATTCAGACCGGGGAGGGGTTACCCCAAGCCGGGGAGGGAACGGCGATAGACATGTCCGTGCATGAATAAAGACTTAGGCGAAGTTTCACGTTGGAAATGTAGATTTATTAaggaattaatttttttttacttattatccAATGATGTACTTACGTTgagccattttgttttattatgtaatttagcTTCAACTTTTGGAATGAGACATGTCTAAaaactgaattttattttagcaaGTTGAAATACTTTTGAttttaaacgaaataaaatttccaactgcttaaaaaaaattaaaagattattagaaataaagtattagataatatttcatttttaaattaaaatttagtattGCCAGTATAAGGTATACGAATATTGTACTGCCAAAGAAAATGCAAAGATTAGTGCGAATTTgtccattaaaatatattaaattcgtattaaatttattttaaacaaaataaattcaccgaaattgttacttaatttctttttatgtatataattttttctttatttttttttattacaatcaaAAGGacataatttagttttatgatTTCCTGgactgtattttattttttagtaaatatttaaaatatggatTCTAACAATTTCGGTTGAGATGAAAAAATGGCTATATAAGTCCAAAGagcttacttttttatattttataattcaccaaaaaattatgacttcagtttgtaattaaaataacatcaatttgcgggagtgtgcccagatgGCTGGCAACGTTGCCATGCCAGTTTGCAATGAATTCTTAAATGCAtatgtttattgaatttaaataaaaatcgtgttttttttttaccaaaattttaacattatgtgtaaatgaatttttcctaaaaattatatttgatatCAGTGGTTTATCTACGGATACTAGTGTAGATCAATTTCTgttataattgattttaattacagattgaattttttataattaaaaatttggtcACTTCCTATGATTTTCACGCAATATTAAATCCAAAGAAAACAGAATGATTTaagcatattttattattaatagtaatgTTTTGCTTgtgttatcattatttaagtttttaatgtaaaatttattaataattaaaaaaaaacttctttttgttttatcttcaAAAATGTTACACGAAcagaacatttttaaatttaattatttattattagttcatgttatatttctaatttagaatttatataataagtgtaagtaaattaatgttaattatatattaaaaaaataaatatttggccTTCTGGAATCGAGTGCTTGATAGGACTTCGTCCATTAAagaaaagacttaaaaatgaaattttagctcttataaaatatataaaaaaaaacgtaatatAATACGTGAAACAAACGTGTTACAAGTCTTTTGacaacattttgaaaattaacttaaaaaataaattcctcttaattataaatgtgtattGTATTATTGTTAGTGCTTATTGTTCATTTAAGGatgtcaattttaaattattttttaatattgtagaATAGACGCATCGAATGTTTTCAACGGCCTATGACTTTTAATCAACTGGGCGAATTGACTACGCCATTACATATattgaaaaagataaaaaaattaaagttaaatttttaccaaatatatagatatacttaAGGTTTACAGCTAAACAACTCGACGTTGAAagccaaaaataaaagttgcaaaacaaaaaattattaagtaacttttttttttaatctttacgatgatttaaataaataaactactgGTCTGCTGTAGTCAGTTAAAACATCTATtacctattatatttaaactgaATAAAGTATTACTTAGCGTTTCAATGTACAACCGTAAAaagtatttgattttattttatttatttaattttttttctgtcccACTTAATGtttcataaaaagaaaattaataatctatTGAACTCGCAAGATTTTATAACAACAGACAAAAATCTGGGACTggttaataaatagaaaatgaaTTATTGCAATGTAATCAAATAGTGGaaactacttaattttaattttttaaaaggcTTCAGCTATTATGTtccttcatttatataatgtaagAAAGAGATGCCTTGCTTGTTATGTCTCACTTTACAGTCGTGTTGCTTATAGCGTGCGGGTATGCTTGTtgggaataatataaaataaaatttataaaataaacttttttaatatgtaaacgatttcgatataaataaatttattcgaaGAATTTGATTAACCCACCACTTGTGAAAGATTTGAAtcattatttctaaataaataaaaacaatgaaattaattaacattaaaaaactaaataaaaatgtgttattCTCTAACAAGCAAACCcacaaatgaataaaattgaaattatattcaaCACGAGTGTTGTCCATAAAGTGCCTattagtatataattatacatacttttAGTATAATGTATAAGTCGCTAAAATTAGGTATACTGTATGTACGCCCAGTATTACGTTATAGATCATGTActtaatggttttttttatatgggatggacaaacaaatataccCACCTATATGATCTACCCATTTTTCTGTCAAAATCTATGTTCATATAATATTGAACTcctttttccaatttttttgttcatattttctttttaaatgtaaactacatttaaaaataaaatgtggagttttaatttatggtgccttttttaaaatcttgtaaataactatatttaGCCAAGAATTATGCAATTTCTGTCAAGTTGAATCTAATTCAATCTAAATCATTCAAGTTGAATCTAATTATTAAGCTAACTGTATGCAAATAATTATTGGTAGAAAAGAGtcgttacaaaaaaattctttaaaatgttttgtccGTCCCATTAAGTAATATTCCAATTAATGTTCAGTCCACTAGTAATTTTTTTGGGTGGTGTGAGAAATTTGTAAAGagatttgtataaattatatcagtatgtatgtatctcaatTTTTAAACCGTTATCAATAATGAAAACTATAACACTATGGAAAATTTcgaatttcttttgtttattgaatGTATTAACAAGACTTCTGTAATAatataccaatattttttattagcaaAATGACTTCGTGTAAATCATAtgaatctttttataaaaattctcattgtccaataattatttgtttgtgttacttaatttaaacGTTACTTAACTATTGTGAGATAAACGCCCATTTTTAATGACCTTACCTTTTATAAGTAGCTTTATTACttgtcattaaaatatataaattacgtTCATTATATATTACTCTGTCCTTCAATGAATTATATATGAAATGTATGAGTTTTGCTATATTATGAgagttaaataaatgaaaatgtattaacacatttgttttctttttcttcttttgtacatattatattcTCCGATTATACATATGATAATCTACTTTCATTAAGTTTGTTGCTtgacaatgtaaaaaaatacctttcttttaaattaaaaatattttcaaaacaataccgactaaataaaatatagatatatttttcttaaaatttttaccattaaaataatgaataagagataatgaataataatgagaaagaggtagtctctgcctacccctccgggaaagaggcgtgattttatgtatgtatgtatgtataaaataatgaataaataaacttattatttttttatatattatacgcACAGGATTGCcagattaaatttataaaggttccagggatatatatatttaaaatttcatttattgaaaatttttaatttaataagtaagtGGCTTTACCTGGAAACTTTATATATAGTTTTTCCAATCATATAATTAacaattgattttttaatttgaatttgtaatgATTACCTACTATATTGTCTGTTTATGTAcggtatgtaaaataaataaatatctggcAATCCCGTCTCCAAGAGCGGCTTTTCCTCGCTTTTTACCGCCCCCCACCCTGTAGGAAGCTGGGAAAAGAAACGCCCTTACACCCCCCCATTTCGATAGCCACTATAGGGCAGTTTCTTACCCTCGCTTGTTGCAGGGATGCGGACCTCCACGGAAATAGTGACGCGACATTTTATCGATGTCGACCACGGCATACCTCTAAACATTCACGCGAGACCAAGGATCGTTGGAAGGAGACCTAATGCAATTGTCAACATAGAAACTGATGTTTTCCAAGAGAAATCATATAAACAGTATTCGTCGCAGCATTTAAGAGACGCTCTGATTGCAGTGAAGAAAGGGTATAGTGTGTACGCAGCTTCGAATAAGTACGGTGTCCCGAGGAAAACCTTGAGGAACTGGATGGAGAAGTATGACATTAAGAGTCAGTTTTCGAAAGGCAGGCGCGGGGCTAGGAGTGCAGCGATTTTGGACCCTCTGGACTTGATGGCGGAGACGAGGTCGGAGGTGTACGATGAGGCGATATAAGTTGCTCACAGTCTGGGTCGAGGCAGAAGATGGAGTCAGATCCAATTGGCGCCCTTTCTCCGGATTATGCGTCAGTTTTCGAAGTCGTATCGAAAGCAGATGATCGAACTAAAATCATCAAACGTAGCTTCATATTACCGAATATATAAAGGAGGAAAAtcgtttaattattattcataagATCTTGAAATACAATAGTCAATAAAGAGAAGTATATAAAACTACGCCTCAAGTACCGAACTTATTAAGATCTCGacaatattatacatttttttttaactaaggCTCTATTATGAAAAATGATGACGTAAATAACAAACGTAACATTTCGTAAACATTgtatttaaatcacaattttaagAGAATATGAACAATTCATTTCAACAAATTTCAAAGTACCTAAAGAAATCTCTTACAATCGATATtgttcatatatacatacatacattaaatcatcgcctttttcccggagtggcaggcagagactacatctttccactcgccacgatttctgcatacttccttcgcttcatccacaatcgATATTGTATGTGTTAGAAGCGCTTCTATGTACGATCAATAATTTCACTGCCATATAATGATataacctatttttttattactataatcataattcttatttcttaaaaactacatctaaaaacattataattaatgaattGTAATGCATCAACCTGCGGAAGTTTCCCTGAAGTCTggcagaaaataaataagaattacgattaaataacttaaaaagaatacctaattaaataatacgattaagtttttttactaGACTATGTGCTATAATTACgaaaataaatgttcataCGGCCGCAAAGcgtaacattatatttttcccAAAGAAATAAGGCTGGTGCAATGATAGGTATTCATAAAGTACTGCTATATTAAGATAAGTTTAAGAACTAAGTTAACATTTTTGCCAAAAGTATTTAGTAACATTTGGgctcataaattaatatatacatataaaatataaataaaataatgataatgtaCTTAAAATTCCATAAACAAgtagtgttatttttttaaagtgtgtTTTTTTCTTGCGTCAAAGTTTCGTTTAATATCAACTACaacaaatagttatttttttaggaaatTAACAGGACTGCAGAATATATTTACAgggaaataatattatagagcCAAAGCttaccaaataatattatcaaatatttatgtcaTCATTAATtcgaattaattaaatgtttattatatcgATTCcggtacatatttaattattttaaatgaataataaaatttgtttaattagtaAAGCtatgtctgtttgttttgttttttttttcttataattaagaacaaatcatattttttttactaaacatgtaaaaaataatgtttttttttagttaaaaataggatttaaaatattatttggttttaaaGAAATTGATTCAGCGTTTTCCCAGACCTAagttataaaatgttatataattttatatatccaCTCGGAAAtcgatataataaatacatgtacTTAATGAATAAACAATGTACTTTAATCATCTAGTCTAATTATAAGATAGCTAGATATGGTAAAATGtgaattacttatattataattgtatatttaaaaagtaatattacaACATGATATTGCGTTTTCGGGTCTATGGGTAGgttggttatatttttttttaattctgtaaaatgtaggtaaagaaataagtacttaatatttttaaggtatCATTTCGtgccaatattttaatattaaataatttgtatttagttCCTTACATATATGCCAAagccaattttatttattgcttgtTATGTTAATGTTATATTGTCTCAATACTAAACGAgtgaaatagaaaatttagttttaaaaatataacaaattagaattataaaatttttattttattgttttttttttgtcaataccAACGAAGTATTTATTGGTTTTGATGtagttacaataataattagtatTACTAGTGATATAGTATAGTAAATTattgtcatatatttttacacgTACCGATAgaataatgtaagtaattaatataactCGAATTACTTAGAATTATACgtgatttcatttaaaattagttttatttcatcaCTACAATTGAAATTTGATACAGAAGCTGAAGTTTCCTTCATACTGGAAGATTAAATGCTACCTCCAATGATTTTGAGTCGAGATCATTAGGTAACATactatatagtcacgtctatatcccttgcggggtagacagagccaacagtcttggaatgactgataggccacgttcagctttttggcttgatagaactgagattcaaaaagtgacaggttgctagcccatcgcctagaagaagaatcccaagtttataagcctaaaaccttttacgacatccatgggaaagagaaggagtggtcctattgttttt
The DNA window shown above is from Amyelois transitella isolate CPQ chromosome 30, ilAmyTran1.1, whole genome shotgun sequence and carries:
- the LOC106138911 gene encoding uncharacterized protein LOC106138911 isoform X1, with amino-acid sequence MALPPQQFCVRWNSYHTNLQAVFPRLLLTQQFADVTLACESRQLRCHKLVLSACSPYLERLLLQNPCEHPIVLLRDMRFSEMQALVDFMYKGEVNVTQEELPSLLKSAEALQIRGLCSSDTSFASDCKTDSKDFTVASEALVAHAQSANGQKQQPAEKPSNTTNGPKKRKSEERSEVKQETVEEDGLYYGELENDNMEYNEDEESGKPGSSLGQTSGRLNYIRVKPESELFFQTKLQNLAKANTDYINRLSKMNPKEIRNEFSKYGFNTNAAAEEKSELDAKAENDYYKAWLEQNGELEVSLLKASQIKKRQEVKNTKSEVELIPKIKEVANKEILPKVGEKAQIRRRGRPPIFKDKNVDIGETVLKSDLDQFLEGKEVSSSGLSRKDLERVMMGKFNPNRRYSNEAMWAALMDVKKGGSIYRAAQTHKVPRKSLRNWMKRCHIKSSFPMPQQLKQFVENSKKQKEYKSYDYQNATDGQTYERNETEAYENDIDFGKHFLSFANSVSSEDETVLAKNGENLPGVENQGGEIQTGEGLPQAGEGTAIDMSVHE
- the LOC106138911 gene encoding protein bric-a-brac 2 isoform X3: MALPPQQFCVRWNSYHTNLQAVFPRLLLTQQFADVTLACESRQLRCHKLVLSACSPYLERLLLQNPCEHPIVLLRDMRFSEMQALVDFMYKGEVNVTQEELPSLLKSAEALQIRGLCSSDTSFASDCKTDSKDFTVASEALVAHAQSANGQKQQPAEKPSNTTNGPKKRKSEERSEVKQETVEEDGLYYGELENDNMEYNEDEESGKPGSSLGQTSGMRTSTEIVTRHFIDVDHGIPLNIHARPRIVGRRPNAIVNIETDVFQEKSYKQYSSQHLRDALIAVKKGYSVYAASNKYGVPRKTLRNWMEKYDIKSQFSKGRRGARSAAILDPLDLMAETRSEVYDEAI